The Toxotes jaculatrix isolate fToxJac2 chromosome 14, fToxJac2.pri, whole genome shotgun sequence genome window below encodes:
- the LOC121192631 gene encoding UDP-glucuronosyltransferase 1A1-like, with product MWKTAVFVFLLLNMAVHVNGAVDKTRGSAAKKSRPEKEEKTEEPETSDTILTSDTASSAFSGNLLVVPMDGSHWVGIKAIAQEMGRRGHRVTVVIPEVSIRMGPGKHYDTVTYPVPYDKAYIDSVMAGHKDMMHKSAQSFMVKVKTGFSNIQKIVSFIHTTAESLLFNASLISHLEQQGFDAVLTDPMVPTGSLIARKLGLPTINLLRGIPCSLDMKSAGCPSPPSYVPRFFTQYTDKMSFKERAVNTLVALLEPLLCRILYWHFDQIAYQFLGEDVGVAEVLSESDIWLLRIDFTLEFPRPLMPNMVLVGGINCNVRNPLPEDLESWVSGEHGFVVFTLGTMVTDLPEEKTSIFLEAFRQIPQKVIWRYAGQVPDNVPENVKMMSWVPQNDLLAHSGARAFITHAGSHGLFEGLCHAVPMVMMPLGGDQPDNAQRLASRGAGVVLDIISITTESLLQGLNEVINDVRYKENILKLSVLHNDRPAEPLDLSVYWTEFVMRHKGAKHLKAAVHDLNWIQYYCLDVIALLATVVLVFGILTVKCMKVCFRKLSRKRKQD from the exons ATGTGGAAAACAGCGGTGTTTGTGTTCCTGCTGCTCAACATGGCTGTGCATGTGAACGGTGCTGTAGATAAGACGAGGGGGTCTGCGGCCAAAAAGTCCAGgccagagaaggaggagaagacagaagagcctgaaaccagtgacACCATTCTTACAAGTGACACTGCTTCATCAGCTTTCTCGGGTAACTTGCTGGTGGTCCCGATGGACGGGAGCCACTGGGTGGGTATTAAGGCCATTGCCCAGGAAATGGGTCGCCGTGGACACCGAGTCACCGTGGTGATACCAGAGGTCAGCATACGGATGGGTCCAGGGAAACACTATGATACTGTGACATATCCTGTTCCTTATGACAAGGCTTATATTGACTCTGTGATGGCCGGACATAAGGACATGATGCACAAATCTGCACAGTCTTTCATGGTGAAGGTAAAGACAGGATTCTCAAACATCCAGAAAATTGTAAGTTTTATTCACACCACTGCAGAGAGTCTACTGTTCAACGCCAGTCTCATCTCACATCTGGAACAGCAG GGCTTCGATGCCGTGCTGACAGACCCCATGGTGCCCACAGGCTCATTAATAGCTCGGAAATTAG GTCTCCCCACTATTAATTTGCTGAGAGGAATTCCCTGTTCACTGGATATGAAGTCTGCAGGCTGCCCTTCCCCACCCTCATATGTGCCTCGCTTTTTCACTCAATACACAGATAAAATGAGCTTCAAAGAGAGAGCTGTCAACACTTTG GTAGCTTTGCTGGAGCCGCTGCTATGCCGAATACTGTACTGGCACTTTGACCAAATAGCCTATCAGTTTCTGGGGGAGGACGTGGGCGTAGCTGAAGTGCTGTCAGAATCTGATATCTGGCTGCTGAG GATCGACTTCACACTGGAGTTCCCACGCCCTCTCATGCCAAACATGGTATTAGTTGGTGGCATCAACTGCAATGTGAGAAACCCACTGCCTGAG gatTTGGAGTCCTGGGTATCAGGAGAGCATGGGTTTGTGGTGTTCACTCTGGGCACCATGGTGAcagatctgccagaggagaaaACTTCCATCTTCCTAGAGGCCTTCAGACAGATACCACAGAAG GTGATATGGAGATATGCCGGGCAGGTTCCCGACAATGTCCCAGAAAATGTGAAGATGATGTCATGGGTGCCTCAGAACGACCTGCTAG CACATTCTGGAGCTCGGGCTTTCATCACTCACGCTGGCTCACACGGTCTCTTTGAGGGACTGTGTCACGCTGTTCCCATGGTGATGATGCCTTTAGGTGGGGACCAGCCTGACAACGCACAGAGGCTGGCGAGCAGGGGAGCTGGAGTCGTGCTAGATATAATTTCTATCACTACAGAAAGCCTCCTTCAGGGACTGAATGAGGTCATAAATGACGTCAG GTATAAAGAAAACATACTGAAGCTGTCAGTTCTCCATAACGACCGGCCAGCTGAGCCGCTTGACCTTTCCGTGTACTGGACAGAATTCGTGATGCGGCACAAGGGGGCAAAACATCTTAAAGCTGCTGTCCATGACCTCAACTGGATCCAGTACTACTGCCTGGATGTAATTGCACTACTCGCTACCgtagttttggtttttggtaTACTGACAGTAAAATGCATGAAAGTATGCTTCCGCAAactgagcaggaagaggaaacaggacTAG
- the ndufb3 gene encoding NADH dehydrogenase [ubiquinone] 1 beta subcomplex subunit 3 yields MGGDHGHSKLSMPDWRQWKAEGTPLEFTQQRLAARGLKDPWARNEAWRFSGGFSRAVTLSDVLLRGFKWGFAAFTVALAVEYTLFPPKKGGH; encoded by the exons aTGGGAGGTGACCACGGCCACAGCAAGCTGTCCATGCCAGACTGGCGGCAGTGGAAGGCGGAGGGAACACCACTGGAGttcacacagcagagactgGCAGCCAGGGGGCTCAAGGACCCATGGGCAcg taatGAGGCATGGAGGTTCTCAGGCGGCTTCTCTCGTGCTGTGACTCTGTCAGATGTGCTGCTGAGAGGATTCAAGTGGGGCTTTGCTGCCTTTACTGTTGCTCTGGCTGTAGAGTACACCCTGTTCCCACCAAAGAAGGGTGGCCACTAG
- the pecr gene encoding peroxisomal trans-2-enoyl-CoA reductase, producing MASSSVFRSGLFNHKVAIVTGGGTGIGKAISAELLELGCSVVISSRKADRLEAAAQEMRQKIPPSSPACVTPLPCNIRNEDEVKALVSTVLKQYGRIDFLVNNGGGQFSSPAEHVSSKGWKAVIDTNLTGTFHCCKEVYTAWMKQHGGVIVNIIADMWKGFPGMAHTGAARAAVDNLTKSLAIEWAHSGVRVNAVAPGTIFSKTAMENYKELGPNLFKMSIPFSPAKRLGVPEEISSAVCFLLSPAASYISGATLRVDAGQSLYHSMWEIPNHTAWPEAPEGENLDALKDLLNPQSKL from the exons ATGGCGTCTTCTAGTGTTTTCAGATCGGGCTTGTTCAACCACAAAGTTGCAATAGTAACGGGAGGAGGCACCGGCATCGGTAAAGCTATCTCTGCAGAGCTGCTAGAGCTGG GCTGCAGTGTGGTGATCTCCAGCAGGAAGGCAGACAGGCTGGAGGCAGCGGCTCAGGAGATGAGACAAAAAATCCCTCCCTCCAGCCCTGCATGTGTCACTCCCCTACCGTGCAACATCCGCAACGAGGATGAG GTGAAGGCTCTTGTGTCCACAGTGCTGAAGCAGTATGGCCGAATAGACTTTCTGGTGAACAACGGAGGAGGCCAGTTCAGCAGCCCGGCGGAGCACGTGTCCTCCAAAGGCTGGAAGGCTGTGATAGACACCAACCTGACTGGAACCTTTCACTGCTGCAAGGAGG TCTACACTGCATGGATGAAACAGCATGGAGGTGTGATCGTCAACATCATCGCTGACATGTGGAAAGGCTTCCCGGGCATGGC GCACACAGGAGCAGCAAGGGCAGCAGTGGATAACTTAACGAAGAGTCTGGCCATCGAGTGGGCACATTCAGGAGTCAGGGTCAATGCTGTGGCACCC GGTACAATCTTTTCCAAAACTGCAATGGAGAACTACAAGGAGCTTGGACCAAATCTTTTCAAGATGTCCATTCCATTTAGCCCTGCAAAGAGACTGGGAGTACCAGAGGAG aTCTCATCAGCAGTGTGTTTCCTGCTCTCTCCAGCCGCCTCCTACATCTCTGGAGCCACACTGAGGGTTGATGCAGGACAGAGTCTGTACCACTCCATGTGGGAGATACCAA aCCACACTGCATGGCCTGAGGCTCCAGAGGGGGAGAACCTGGATGCTCTGAAGGACCTGCTCAACCCACAGAGCAAACTATAA
- the rpl37a gene encoding 60S ribosomal protein L37a — MAKRTKKVGIVGKYGTRYGASLRKMVKKIEISQHAKYTCSFCGKTKMKRRAVGIWHCGSCKKTVAGGAWTYNTTSAVTVKSAIRRLKELKDQ, encoded by the exons ATG GCCAAGCGCACCAAGAAGGTGGGGATCGTTGGTAAATACGGCACGCGTTACGGCGCGTCGCTGAGGAAGATGGTGAAGAAAATTGAAATCTCTCAGCATGCTAAATACACCTGCTCTTTCTGTGGCAAG ACCAAAATGAAGAGGAGGGCTGTTGGTATCTGGCACTGTGGGTCCTGCAAGAAGACAGTGGCTGGAGGCGCCTGGACTTACAA cacAACTTCCGCTGTCACAGTCAAGTCTGCAATCAGGAGATTGAAGGAGCTGAAGGACCAGTAA
- the cfap410 gene encoding cilia and flagella associated protein 410: MKLSRKLVLAKAKASDLDSVKKLNCWGCNLTDISIFSQIPNIKVLTLSVNSISSLAPLAGCLSLCELYLRRNLIPSLSELSHLRLLTRLRVLWLAENPCCGTESSHYRLTVLRCLPRLQKLDNQVVTEDEIALAMIEGDVVTTPPGSVQNQLSANGPPEAETENDALNYNMVETNKIRQELGMKPLSRDKFSSLSSPSARETKSSIKKTHTLDAVLLLLNDLDEEELRIVHTATQNRLQTYTLDPETLKDSVQTQKTADVQH, translated from the exons ATGAAGCTGTCACGGAAACTGGTTCTCGCTAAGGCTAAGGCCTCCGACTTGGACAGCGTGAAGAAGCTGAACTGCTG GGGATGCAACCTAACTGAT ATTTCTATCTTCTCTCAAATCCCCAACATTAAGGTGCTGACACTGAG TGTCAACAGCATCTCGTCTCTCGCTCCTCTGGctggctgtctgtctctgtgtgagctcTACCTGAGGAGGAACCTGATTCCTTCACTCTCTGAGCTCTCTCACCTTCGCCTTTTGACACGTCTCAGAGTGCTCTGGTTGGCTGAGAACCCCTGTTGTGGAACAGAGTCCAGCCATTATCGTCTGACTGTCCTGCGCTGCCTGCCTCGTCTCCAGAAGCTTGACAACCAGG tagTGACAGAGGATGAGATTGCACTAGCGATGATAGAGGGTGATGTGGTCACCACCCCGCCAGGCAGTGTCCAAAACCAGCTGTCTGCAAACGGACCTCCAGAAGCGGAGACAGAAAATGACGCACTCAACTACAACATGGTGGAGACCAA taaaATCAGGCAAGAGTTGGGGATGAAGCCTCTGTCCAGAGACAaattctcctctctttcctctccatcaGCCAGAGAaactaaatcatcaataaaAAAG acacacactcttgaTGCAGTTCTTCTGCTGCTGAACGACTTGGATGAAGAGGAGCTTCGCATTGTACACACAGCTACGCAGAACAGACTCCAGACTTACACACTGGACCCAGAAACACTGAAAGATTCAGTGCAGACACAGAAAACTGCCGACGTCcaacactga
- the orc2 gene encoding origin recognition complex subunit 2, whose product MSVLEVKFIGDGDVLEHIVDKQEGVQSHGGSVQKMVTFKSPAGRRAREDAEDGGDENGAFDEQNYIQALGTDNTEEDEEGMSRVAGSSIFTFQKVKRGHSMAQTASELARTPGKSVTFSSTPNVEPSTPTRTGRHHRGESRTPQRSKKVQFVSTTPHRLRKRMTTPSLRSDSDSELSPSDSGEEDEDGMEEEQKVKKEDKENLKTPRTPSKGLSAALYKTPAKKSKNTSEPVNQPTMVEEYFEAHGSSKVLTSDRTLERLHTPKLDRETLVRLLEGKPSCYSKEIQQLHSKHRKHFSKWMLQLQLGFSVLVYGLGSKKALLEDFRVSHLAQEIHLVVNGFFPSITLKSILNALTCEVLEHQGSFRTPSDQIQFITQTLKDSPDLHVYLIIHNIDGPMLRGEKTQSALGQLASLPNLHLVASLDHINAPLVWDQFKQSQFNWLWWECVTFQHYAEETSYENSLLVQQTGALALSSLTHVLRSLTPNARGIFKLLVKFQLENKDNPSYTGLSFQDFYQRCREAFLVNSDLTLRTQLTEFRDHKLIRTRKGADGVEYLIVAVDASTLMDFLENEEGD is encoded by the exons ATGAGTGTGTTGGAGGTGAAGTTCATCGGTGATGGAGATGTTCTGGAGCACATCGTGGACAAACAGGAGG GTGTGCAGAGCCACGGTGGGTCTGTCCAGAAGATGGTAACGTTTAAGAGTCCAGCCGGACGGAGGGCCAGAGAGGACGCAGAAGACGGAGGGGATGAAAACGGAGCCTTTGATGAGCAGAATTATATCCAAGCTTTGGGAACAGACAATACAGAAG aggatgaggagggtaTGTCCAGAGTGGCTGGATCctccattttcacttttcagaagGTTAAACGAGGCCACAGCATGGCCCAGACTG CAAGTGAGTTGGCACGGACCCCTGGGAAAAGCGTAACCTTCAGCAGCACCCCAAATGTTGAACCCTCCACTCCCACCCGAACAGGCCGTC aCCACAGAGGTGAAAGCAGGACTCCACAGAGG AGCAAGAAGGTCCAGTTTGTCTCAACAACACCCCACAGACTCAGGAAGAGAATGACAA CACCGAGCCTTCGGTCAGACAGCGACAGTGAGCTGTCGCCCTCAGACTCtggggaggaggatgaagatgggatggaggaagagcagaaagtaaagaaagaggATAAGGAGAATCTGAAGACTCCAAGAACACCCAGTAAAGGTTTATCTGCAGCTCTCTACAAGACTCCTGCCAAGAAGAGCAAGAACACCTCTGAACCTGTCAACCAGCCCACTATGGTTGAGGAGTACTTTGAGGCCCATGGCAGTTCAAAAGTCTTGACATCAGACCGCACCCTCGAGCGTTTACACACCCCTAAACTCGACAGG GAGACGTTGGTGCGGCTCTTAGAGGGAAAGCCGTCCTGCTACTCAAAAGAgatccagcagctgcacagcaaaCACCGAAAGCACTTTAGCAAATGGATGTTACAGTTACA gttgGGCTTCAGTGTGCTGGTCTACGGTTTGGGCAGCAAAAAGGCTCTGCTGGAGGACTTCCGTGTGTCTCACTTGGCTCAAGAAATCCACCTGGTGGTTAATGGATTCTTCCCATCCATTACTCTTAAATCA ATCTTAAATGCTCTGACCTGTGAGGTTCTAGAGCACCAGGGAAGTTTCCGAACACCCTCAGACCAGATCCAGTTCATCACTCAGACCCTTAAAGACA GCCCAGATCTTCATGTGTACCTGATCATCCATAATATCGATGGACCAATGCTGCGAGGAGAGAAGACCCAGAGTGCTCTGGGGCAGCTGGCATCTCTCCCAAACCTGCACTTAGTGGCTTCTTTAGACCACATCAACGCTCCACTGG tgtggGACCAGTTTAAGCAGAGTCAGTTTAACTGGCTGTGGTGGGAGTGTGTGACGTTCCAGCACTACGCAGAGGAGACGTCGTATGAAAACTCTCTCCTGGTGCAGCAGACAGGCGCGCTCGCTCTGTCCTCCCTCACACATGTGCTCCGCAGCTTGACACCCAATGCAAG aGGAATCTTCAAGCTTCTGGTGAAATTccagctggaaaacaaagacaatccTTCATATACAG GATTGTCCTTCCAAGATTTCTACCAGCGTTGTCGAGAGGCGTTCTTGGTCAACTCTGACCTCACACTGAGGACTCAGCTGACTGAGTTCAGAGACCACAAACTGATACGGACGCGCAAG GGTGCAGATGGAGTGGAGTACCTGATTGTTGCTGTGGACGCGAGCACATTGATGGATTTCCTGGAGAACGAGGAGGGTGACTGA
- the zgc:162816 gene encoding D-threo-3-hydroxyaspartate dehydratase, protein MEGEPLSALCTPALVVDVDKVKRNAQKMIERCQNLGVQLRPHMKTHKTLECADLMTGGSRRCIVVSTLAEACFYADHGFDDILYAYSIPFDKVERCAALSERLDLFQVLLDHPDALEQLKKRPLKGSRQWHVWLKLDCGNGRAGVLHSEPEALRLAQAIAETEGVQLTGVYAHCGNTYSCRGAEQIQTVAQETTGLTLQFMEKLKAVGISCKSSIGSTPSCSHPVKDMAQLSEVHPGNYVFYDVQQSVIGSCSLEDVAVRVLTRVIGHCPHRNQLLIDCGWTGISLDGAGKLPTGYAVIEGHPNLKLLSMTQEHGRVEPISGQLDYSKYPLGSLLTLIPYHSCATAAMHPVYHVHSEGRLLGRWTPTRGW, encoded by the exons ATGGAGGGGGAGCCCCTCTCAGCCCTGTGTACCCCTGCTCTGGTGGTGGATGTGGACAAAGTGAAGAGAAATGCCCAGAAGATGATCGAACGCTGTCAGAATCTGGGAGTCCAGCTTCGGCcacacatgaagacacacaaaaccct TGAGTGTGCTGACTTAATGACGGGTGGATCACGAAGGTGCATCGTGGTTTCCACGCTTGCAGAAGCCTGTTTCTATGCTGACCACGGATTTGATGACATCCTCTATGCATACTCTATTCCCTTTGATAAG GTGGAGCGTTGTGCAGCCCTGTCAGAGAGGCTGGATCTCTTCCAGGTTTTATTGGATCATCCTGATGCTCTGGAGCAGCTCAAAAAGAGGCCGCTGAAAGGCAGTCGGCAGTGGCACGTCTGGCTGAAACTGGACTGTGGCAATGGGAGAG CTGGTGTCCTGCACTCAGAACCAGAGGCGCTCAGATTGGCTCAGGCCATCGCTGAGACGGAAGGTGTGCAGCTAACAGGAGTGTACGCTCACTGCGGGAACACCTACAGCTGCAGAGGAGCGGAGCAAATACAGACTGTCGCACAGGAAACCACCggcctgactctgcagttcaTGGAAAA ACTGAAGGCCGTTGGCATCTCCTGTAAGTCCAGCATTGGCTCCACCCCTTCCTGTAGTCACCCAGTCAAAGACATGGCGCAGCTCAGTGAGGTGCATCCTGGAAACTATGTGTTCTACG ATGTGCAGCAGTCTGTGATTGGCTCGTGCAGTCTGGAGGACGTCGCTGTGAGGGTTTTGACGAGGGTCATTGGACACTGTCCTCACAGGAACCAGCTCCTGATTGACTGTGGATGGACTGGAATCAG TCTGGATGGAGCTGGAAAACTTCCCACTGGATATGCTGTGATTGAAGGGCATCCGAACCTCAA GTTGTTGTCTATGACTCAGGAGCATGGTAGAGTGGAGCCTATCTCAGGACAGCTGGACTACAGCAAATACCCCCTCGGCTCGCTGCTCACACTGATCCCCTACCAT tctTGTGCAACAGCAGCGATGCATCCCGTGTACCATGTGCACTCTGAGGGCCGTCTGCTGGGGAGGTGGACACCCACTCGCGGGTGGTGA
- the LOC121193256 gene encoding ciliogenesis-associated TTC17-interacting protein, protein MEAPLGDETPAGALAGTEGTSHGEELKASDEALTLMSSIEPAELQRCVFPDSLVTVSEGGRDLGKFSVTVDFARRVQQPCILLHAQSQGAIDDSPCGTTVTAYLTTNLDVLEEDYHEYVKIEGHSLDKRFHMVQQDGQMVINKVTTVGEEVTKESVSYPMSVLKGLVTEGSILLLMRLIALRKKVPEHMTFISFDQGLHITHTTFSELGLKQLEVGGKTVEVFGMERIVHSLEDSPATWQCYFLDDGHLASRVQVGSPVTMRLLQLPSQLEKGFDKVPLVWEEDMQMRSKFLDRKEELKADHASYLRQHPEIRALISDFLQFLLLRKPDDVFQFAREYFLPFASRHSPE, encoded by the exons ATGGAAGCACCGCTGGGAGATGAAACTCCTGCAGGTGCTTTAGCGGGGACTGAGGGAACCAGCCACGGAGAGGAGCTGAAAGCGTCTGACGAAGCTCTCACACTCATGTCCAGCATTG AGCCcgcagagctgcagaggtgtgtgtttccagacTCTTTGGTGACTGTgtcagagggaggcagagaccTGGGGAAGTTCAGTGTGACGGTGGACTTTGCCCGCCGCGTCCAGCAGCCCTGTATTCTGCTGCATGCTCAGAGCCAAGGAGCCATTGACGACTCCCCCTGTGGGACAACAGTAACAG CCTACCTCACCACTAACCTGGACGTGCTGGAGGAGGATTACCATGAGTATGTCAAG ATTGAAGGCCACAGTTTGGACAAGCGGTTTCACATGGTGCAGCAAGACGGGCAGATGGTGATCAATAAAGTTACCACTGTAGGGGAG gaggTGACGAAGGAGAGTGTTTCTTATCCCATGTCTGTCCTAAAAGGGCTGGTAACAGAGGGTTCAATCTTGTTGCTGATGCGCCTGATCGCTCTGAGGAAGAAAGTGCCAGAACACATGACCTTCATCTCCTTCGACCAGGGATTACACATCACCCACACCACCTTT AGTGAGCTGGGTCTAAAGCAGCTGGAGGTAGGAGGTAAGACCGTGGAGGTATTTGGGATGGAGAGGATTGTTCACTCTCTGGAGGACAGCCCTGCCACCTGGCAGTGCTACTTCCTGGATGATGG ACACTTGGCCAGCAGAGTGCAGGTGGGATCACCAGTTACCATGAGGCTTCTGCAGCTGCCATCACAGCTGGAAAAAG GTTTTGACAAGGTCCCCCTGGTTTGGGAAGAAGACATGCAGATGCGCTCCAAGTTCTTGGACAGAAAG gaggagctgaaggcAGACCATGCCTCGTACCTGAGACAACATCCAGAGATTCGTGCCCTCATATCTGACTTCCTACAGTTCTTGTTGCTGAGGAAACCAGATGATGTCTTCCAGTTTGCCAGAGAGTACTTCCTCCCATTTGCCTCCCGCCATTCTCCAGAATAA